Below is a window of Oryza brachyantha chromosome 10, ObraRS2, whole genome shotgun sequence DNA.
ttttggcacatgcatgcatgcatcgagTGCGCAATCCGACGTAAGCACTCCTACTCCGACTGCGCAAATGAACAAACAAGCGAGCGCTATATATTCAGTCCACGCAGCAAGCAATTTTCTCATCGTCGATCGACCGATCGCTGAAACGATTCTTCAGAATCCTCTCTTCTCGATCGACTTCatagctctctctctctctctctctgctcgaGATCTCAGCGAGATCGAGATGGACCGGGAGGTGAACATGgcgtcatcgccgccggctccggcgtCAGTCCCGCGCCCGAGGCTCATCGTGCGCCTCAGGCTTCCACCGGCTTGGACGCCCGAGGAGGACGCGCTGCTGCAGCGGCTCGCCAAGGAGAACGGCTTCCGCCGCTGGAGCCGGATCGCCAGGAGcatgccccgccgccgctccgccagGTCCTGCCGCGACAGGTggcgccaccacctcgccCGCGACCTCTACCACCGCCCCTTCACCgcccgcgacgacgacgagctcctgcgcctccaccgccgcctcggcgaCTGCTGGAAGGAGATCGGACGCGCGGTGTACGGCCGCACCTCCCGCGTCATGAGGCGCCGCTGGAAGGAGCTCCGTCGTAGCGGCTTCGTCGcttccgctgccgccgccgccgccgccaggaaGGAGgagcccgccggcgccgaggacgCTGACGACGAAATGGTGGAAAGCGACAAGGAGTCGTCGTCAGAGCCAGAGTCGCAGGGTCGTCTTGGTCTCACCAACGCTCTTGCATCCAGCTTCGCTTCTTGCAGCCTTCGCGACGACCAGACGATAGTCGGCAGCCTCGAGCTAGGGTTCGCGTGCATGGCACTTTGAGCGTTTACACAATCGgactaatatatattaattgcgTGTATGTAATTTAGCTATAAGCTTTCTAAATGGATTAGCTACTGAAATTATCAACAATATTAATTCTATTCTTCATGTTACATAGACAACTAATTGTACAGAAAGACTATAGCACGTCACACCGTTCGAACATGATTCTAACGTGAAGCGTTACGCCGGGATCTATTGTTCGAACATCACTTCTCCGTTCCCCCATCCCTCTCTCATTTTTCTCccggtcgccaccgccgcccatCCTCCGACAACGCTCTCCCCgtctccgccgtcgcccttCCCCTCCGTCCACGctctccccgtcgccgccgccgcccttccccTCCGACCACGCTCTCCCCGTCAATGCGCGCcgcccttccccttcctctccgACCACGCGCTCCCCATTGCCGGTGCCTCTCCTCCGTCAGCGCCGCCTTCGTTCTCCTTCCCCTTCGGCCACGCGCTCCCCGGCATCGGTGTCTCTCCTCCGTCAacgccgccgtcgttcccTTTTCCCATCCGGCCACGCGGGGGATGCCGGTGTCTCTCCTCCGTCAGCGCCGCTGCCGTTCCCATTCCCCTCCGACCATGCGCTTCCCGTCGCCTATGGTAATCCATACATGCATCCATGGGAATCACTTTTTCTATATgctcattgatttttttcctccattcAATACGATTGTTGATACATAGTTTGTTGTTCAAATTCGTAGGGTTTtcttatgtatttttaatcgAAATGGATGtatatcataaataaaaaatcaaaattagatTAGACACACTACCCTAGAATAATTTTTGTGCAGTTTTTTAGCATATCGATTTCCCCCTCACAATAGCAATGTGAtgtgtttatttgttttcacaAGGGGGGTATGATACCCAATGCATGCATTGTATCCCAGTATCCAACATATTTTTAGAACATATCTTTTTGGAATGCCAATTTCATTTGTGATTTTTTCAATGATGTTTGGAAATGTATTAATGTGTTTCATTTTTGATAGCTAACACAAAGTTCATatcatataacatattttgttaGGGGATGGCAGCACTATCAGATGAGAGCGATTTTGTCTCTGTGATACAAAGAGGGTCTAGATGCTCTCGAAGGTTTACAAAGCCTAACCACAATCCTGGTGAAAAAGTTTCAAATGTTGGCTGCTCGAAAAAGAGTGGTTATGGACCCAAGGGTGTGGGGGTCAAGAGGAAGGCACCAAATGATGCACAAACAGTTGCTTCCAGTTCAAAGAAGGCTGCGATCAAATTCATTGCAAgcaaatcaaacaaatcagTAGAAAAAGTTGTAAGTACCCGATCCTAACTCTTTGCTACATGCATTATGATTCTTTTACTTGCATAACATGCCCTGTGATTTTTGTAGCAGTAGTAatataacatgt
It encodes the following:
- the LOC121055485 gene encoding transcription factor MYB77-like; protein product: MDREVNMASSPPAPASVPRPRLIVRLRLPPAWTPEEDALLQRLAKENGFRRWSRIARSMPRRRSARSCRDRWRHHLARDLYHRPFTARDDDELLRLHRRLGDCWKEIGRAVYGRTSRVMRRRWKELRRSGFVASAAAAAAARKEEPAGAEDADDEMVESDKESSSEPESQGRLGLTNALASSFASCSLRDDQTIVGSLELGFACMAL